The genomic segment ACGCCGTCGACGGAGACGGCGCCTTCATGGCGAAGTTCAGCGCGGACGTCGGCGACGGCATCAGGCGTCCTCGTTCTCGCGGGCGGTCGCAGCCAGGCGGGCGCGACGCGCGCCGACGTCATCCATCTCGCGCTGGTCGCGGCGGTCGACGATGAGTTTTTCCTGCACGCGGTAGCTGGCGGCCAGCTGTTCCAGCACCTGCTTGTCGCGGCTGGCCAGCAGCAGGCGGTCGCGTTCGATGTCCACGCTGGCGCGGCTGCGGTCCACGTTCTGCAACTGCTGCTTGAGCGCCTGGTCGATGCGCTCGAGGAACGCGCGACGGTTGGCCAGCTGCGCCGGACTGGTGGCGGCCATCTGGCTGTTGGCGTAGTCCTCGGCGTACCGGCGCAGTTCCTCCAGCCGCGACTCGTGCTGGGCGAGCGTGTTCTGGCGCTCGGCCAGCTCGCGGGCGACGGAATCCTCGTGCTCCTGGGCGCGGCGCAGCAGCGGGTCGATTCGGCGGGACTGCATCATCGTGGGGTTCCTTGGCGTTACTGCAGGCCGGGCGGCATCGGGATGCCGGCGGCGAGGTTGCGTTGGATCAGGGATTCCAGGGCGGCGCGGCTGCTCGGCAGGTCGGCGGCGCGGGCCACGTCCTGGCCGAGGAACTCGACGATCTCCGGCCAGCGTCCCAGCGCTTCGTCCACGGTCGGATCGTTGCCGCGCTGGTAGGCGCCGATGGCGATCAGGTCGCGGTTGCTGTTGTAGGCCGACAGCAGCCGCTTGAGCTTGCGGATGCGGTCGCGCCAGGTCTCGTCGGCGATCTCGGTGACCACGCGGCTGACCGAGGATTCGACATCGATGGCCGGGTACAGGCCTGCGTCTGCGACACGGCGCGACAGCAGGATGTGGCCGTCGAGGATGGCACGCGCGGCGTCGGCGATCGGATCCTGCGGATCGTCGCCCTCGGTCAGCACGGTGTAGAAGGCGGTGATCGAACCACGGCCCTTGGCGCCGTTGCCCGCGCGCTCCACCAGCGCCGGCAGGCGCGCGAACACCGACGGCGGATAGCCGCGCGTGGTCGGCGGCTCGCCGACCGACAGGCCGATCTCGCGCTGCGCCTGCGCGAAACGCGTCAGCGAATCCATCAGCAGCAGCACGTTGAGGCCCTGGTCGCGGAACCACTCGGCGATGGCGGTGGCGCGATACGCGCCCTGCAGGCGCGCCAGCGGCGGCCGGTCGGCGGGACTGGCCACGACCACCGCGCGCGCCAGGCCGGACGGACCCAGGGTGGTCTCGACGAAATCGCGCACTTCGCGACCGCGTTCGCCGATCAGGCCGACGACAATGACGTCGGCGGCGGTGTAGCGGGTCATCATGCCCAGCAGCGTGGACTTGCCGACGCCCGAGCCGGCGAACAGGCCGACGCGCTGGCCGCGGCCGATCGGCAGCAGCGCATTGATCGCGCGCACGCCGACGTCCAGCGGTTGGGTGATCGGTTCGCGCGACAGCGGATTGATCGCGATGCCGGCCAGGCTGACGCTGCCTTCGGCGCGGATCGGGCCGCGGCCGTCGAGCGGCACGCCGTCGCTGTCGATCACGCGGCCCAGCAGGCCTTCGCCGACTTCCACGCCGCCACGGCGGCGCGAGGGCACCACGCGCGCGTTCGGCAGCAGGCCGTGCAGCTCGGCGCTGGGCATCAGGTAGGTGCGTTCGCCCGAGAAACCGACCACTTCCGCATCCACCCAGCCACCGTCGACGACTTCCACCTTGCAGGTGGCGCCCATCGGGGCTTCGCAGCCGATCGCTTCCAGGGTCAGGCCGACGGCGCGGCGCAGGATGCCTTCGCGGATCAGGCCGTGGCCGCCGAGGTCGGGATTGATCTGCGACAGCCGCGTGGACAGGCGCAGGTCGCGCGCGGTCAGCCACTCCAGCGGTTGCGCACTCATGTGCGTGCACCGCGGTTGAGGACGGTATCCAGCGCGCCGCGCAGGCGGGCTTCCAGGGTGCCGTCGATGCGCACGCTCTCGGCGTGCACGCGCAGGTCGCCGCGGCTGAGCGAGGTGTCCGCGGTCAGGCGGGTGTGCGCGGTCATCGCCAGCACCGGCGTCACCGCGGCGATGTCGTCCGGGTGCAGGCGCAGCTCGACCTCGCGCTGCGAACCGCCCACGGCATCGAGCGCGGAGGTGGCCAGTTCCTGCAGCAGGACCGGATCGGTCTGGTAGGCGCGGCCGACCAGCGCGCCGGCGATGCGCACGGCCAGTTCGGACAGCGCGGCGACCACTTCGTTCTCCAGCCGGTCGAGCGGCCGCGAGAAGTTGTCGAGGATGCCTTCCATCTGCGCGGCGAGCCGGCGCACTTCGGCCTGGCCCTGGCCGAAGCCTTCGGCATGCCCTTCGGCGAGGCCGCGTTCCAGGCCTTCGCGGTAGGCGGCGTCCTGGATGGCCTGGATCTCTTCCAGCGTCGGCGGCACCGGCGCGGGCGCGTCCTGTTCGACCGGCGCGTCGCTGACCACCACGTCGAGGGGGGCCGGCATCCAGCGCAGCGGCGAGGGCGCGCTCATACCATTTCCTCGGCGCTGGCGGTGAGGGCGATGACGCCCTGGTCAGCCAGCCGGCGGACGATGGCGAGGATTTCCTTCTGCGCGCCTTCCACGTCCGACAGGCGCACGGGGCCGCGCGCTTCCATGTCTTCCAGCAGGATCTGCGCGGCGCGCTGGGACATGTTGCGGGTGATCTTTTCCTTCACCTTGGCGTCGGCGCCGCGCAGGGCCAGGCCGAGTCGGTCGTTGGGCACTTCGCGCAACAGGGCCTGCAGTTCGCGGTCGCCCAGGTCGGCCAGGTTGTCGAACACGAACATCAGGTCCTGGATGCGCGCGCCCAGGTCGGCGTCGACCTGGGTGATGCTGCCCAGGATTACCTGGTCCTGCCCGGAGTCCATGAAGTTGAGGATGT from the Pseudoxanthomonas sp. genome contains:
- a CDS encoding FliI/YscN family ATPase translates to MSAQPLEWLTARDLRLSTRLSQINPDLGGHGLIREGILRRAVGLTLEAIGCEAPMGATCKVEVVDGGWVDAEVVGFSGERTYLMPSAELHGLLPNARVVPSRRRGGVEVGEGLLGRVIDSDGVPLDGRGPIRAEGSVSLAGIAINPLSREPITQPLDVGVRAINALLPIGRGQRVGLFAGSGVGKSTLLGMMTRYTAADVIVVGLIGERGREVRDFVETTLGPSGLARAVVVASPADRPPLARLQGAYRATAIAEWFRDQGLNVLLLMDSLTRFAQAQREIGLSVGEPPTTRGYPPSVFARLPALVERAGNGAKGRGSITAFYTVLTEGDDPQDPIADAARAILDGHILLSRRVADAGLYPAIDVESSVSRVVTEIADETWRDRIRKLKRLLSAYNSNRDLIAIGAYQRGNDPTVDEALGRWPEIVEFLGQDVARAADLPSSRAALESLIQRNLAAGIPMPPGLQ
- the fliJ gene encoding flagellar export protein FliJ; the protein is MMQSRRIDPLLRRAQEHEDSVARELAERQNTLAQHESRLEELRRYAEDYANSQMAATSPAQLANRRAFLERIDQALKQQLQNVDRSRASVDIERDRLLLASRDKQVLEQLAASYRVQEKLIVDRRDQREMDDVGARRARLAATARENEDA
- a CDS encoding FliH/SctL family protein gives rise to the protein MSAPSPLRWMPAPLDVVVSDAPVEQDAPAPVPPTLEEIQAIQDAAYREGLERGLAEGHAEGFGQGQAEVRRLAAQMEGILDNFSRPLDRLENEVVAALSELAVRIAGALVGRAYQTDPVLLQELATSALDAVGGSQREVELRLHPDDIAAVTPVLAMTAHTRLTADTSLSRGDLRVHAESVRIDGTLEARLRGALDTVLNRGART